aactaaggatttaatctagagggtattttctttttagtctgcggatctggtctgtcgtgtccagtagttgggtgactaatgggttttggtggttgttgactcttgtgttatacctgcttctggacttgtgtatttcatctttgactgtaggtatcttaaggtcacggtggattgtttcgttagtaacataccagggtgcatttgtgacggcactcgaCCTCGaaaatttccaacggtttcgcggcacaaagcgctttatcttaaaagcgctatgcgGACAAACCTTTAGGTGTCCCTACTGCTCCTTCGCCGAATCTTCGGGAGACCGTACACATGgcagtcgtcgcggacttctaacaaacgcacgcgatatcgatggccaacaaagaaaagaatcgccgtggcttttgaatcaaagagattcagtctgtcccgagctgcgaagtgcgaaggattacgcgAAACGAGCGCTCGACCTCGTGTAACCTGCGTCAAGcattgatcgttaccaagcgttgctaattgttaattgttaattgtgattaattgttgtttgttgctagttgttattggacgtcagttgttattaagttaataaacgtttttgttgaaacatctgagcattccttctacacctatcacgacataccacttcatATTTAATAGGgatgtacttaaataataaaacttttttttttatttggtagactttttacaatcaattctcattgagaattataagtaaattttgtaaataaataagagaattataagtaattttggcgtggtactgtaacttggattataagaatttatagtatgtttgattctagttgaatctaatgcttaacactaggtttacgggactcATCAATTTGACGGTCTTCCaactttaaaatgaaatatctcagaaaccatagcaccaattttagccattttgcatcgtaaattaatcatttcatccaaagaatttatacacaaaattattttttcctaggctttctaatttttgaaatctgtatgtagtatacctagtatatagtagtatttttttcattaaaaaatcgatatattcaaattaagtctgaatattaggcttcacgtttaaataaattattaacaaataaaaagtcttttttttaattatcactagaaaaataacaataacgttaACGGTACAGGGTGATCATATCTATTGAgcacattttttgcaaatatactgaATGCTGTTTCTGCATTTTCCGCATACGATCTTTTTGcgatataaacaataattattacttctatttttcTGCAATAATCCACttggcaactttttcgcacCTCTGACGTCGAATGTGACAGAAATGAAGCTGTGTctgatctttggcaaatgttgtccttgttttctccagttaattcctcggctaaacaaaatatgaattccTCTCTCGATATTTTCGATCTGGTACACTCTTTATACAGTATCCACGCTTATCGCTACCAAatgcaaaatattgaaaaagacttgAAGGGGCCATTGGAAACTCCTTGCTTTCACGCTATATCTGCGCGCCATTTGGTCAACGTCATACtctgttttattgtaaaaagcaatggtttctggaacacgtttataattatcttctattcgtacACCTGTATGTTCGGTGCTTAGAAGGAGCACTTTTACTTCAGCTTTACTTTTATACACGGTAAgtgtgcagttttctgatttatataaatttgagggATACAATGtcatgtttttcttttttctcttcagcatcgagtttcatcttttcccatatactcagaaaaatacaaatcaagaatagcaacacacccaaaccgtctagctgcggaaacgtacaaaaccataaacatggacagaagactaaaaagaaagcacccagcagaccttataaaggacataacctagcaaacacgaggatggtaccccgctgggggtagccaccaacatgctaatttaactgttaaaaaattccaccaaatgtccaaattggacaaattgtgaatttcaataaataaaaaaaaaaaatcttttccCATATGAGGGAAGCCATTcaaaatatatcttattatatctcttGGATTTACTCACGATTGCTAGAAAAGggggattgttcaaaataagaaaatactgtgccTAAATTCGATTATCCAattgtaaatacttacaataaatggagacaataatgggaaatgtctacgataactgaaacttttgcacactgTCTTTGAAAAAccgattgtttatgaaatcagcCAAGCCGTCATTTTGATGGATCtcgtagagatagatatacAACAAACAGATTTCGAAAATTAGAAAgccgaggaaaaaataattttacgcgtaaattctttaaatgaaatggttaatttacgatgaaaaatggttaaaattggtgctatgttttttcagatatttcatttcaaagttcgaaatccgtcaaattgacgagTCCCGTAAAACTagtgttaatgttattgttattttcttagtgataatttaaaaaagactttttatttattaataatttatttacatgtgaatttattttaatattgttcATTTCAGACttcatttgaataaatcgattttttcatgaaaaatacgtattttcgtttacccgtcaatttgaatagagataggtatatacgAAACGCCCGTAAGCCTAGTGTTAAATCTAAAGAGTATTGTccttttagcctgcggatctgaacCGTTGTGCGAAGTAATAGGTAAACTAACGGATTTTGGTGATTGTTTGCTCTTGTATTATATCTCGAAgtaataaaacttagaagtagctgtttatgatttaatccgattatGTCTTCCCGAGATTTATGACGATGACCTTGGACTCGAAGTGACACGGCTGGTCATTAAACGTAGCAGTGGACACGGCATGGACGGTTTTACCTAATAGAGGTATAGAGTAATTATATAGCTCTTCTTAAGAATATGATTGTAGTACagtaaactttccaacggtttctgtttGACGAAATTGTTCACTATACAAAGATCCTACtcttcggataagatgattgccagatgtcaataTAACATTACGGTATATTTTCAGCCAGCCTAAGGACATGCTATAAATCTAAGGATTTCTGTAGCTAATGTTCTTCAACTGAACAAATAGTCTATATCTTAACAGACCCTAAATCTATTATCTACTATGGAAAGATATAGAAAATCTGCCTTTCTAATGTACAATGCCCCCCACTAGCTGTTTTTCCTCAAGGGTAGTTATCCTTCTTCAACCACCAACGtagaaattgaccaattaacagcaacgtccatTTCCCCCACTTTCGGAACGAAGATCTCCCTCGACCAATCTGATGAtctcgtatccttagacacaccccatcatagttttcctctgcaacATCGTCGTGACAAAAAGTCAGTCATTAGACAGCAGTCAGAGCAGATGGTTGGTAGTTAGCAATAACAGTTGATCAGAGTTTCTCGACATCTTAAGCGATCATCATTCGAGCTAGTATCGTGCATCGTAAGACATCGCCTGGAAGTCGAAGTTGTCGCACATATAGAAGTTATCTTGCACTGTGAACAAGCCAGTTGAGCTACACTTGGACTGTGGACAAGCAAGTCGAGCTACACTTGGACTGTGAGCAAGTAAGTTGAGttcgacttagactttggaagaaaacaCTATCATCTATATTGTATACTAAAAAATGGATAGTCCAGATGAAGGTTTGCCAACCGTCGCTAACTGCGATAGTAACTCGATATCACAAATGAATTTAACAGTGGGACAGTCTGTGGCTATCATACGCGAGATAATTAAATCGTTCATGCAAAACTCGAATGCGAAACCACAAAATGTATGTCTACCGCGTTTTAATCCTGAAGTCGAGGGCACCGACCCAGCTGTATGGTGCGCAACTGCCAATCAGATTGTGGAGGATAATTCTTTAGAAGGCAGCGCGTTATACTCTATTTTAGCTGATAATCTAAAGGGTTCAGCAGCTCCATGGTTTAGAAAAGTATTGATCGATGAACCGGCTATTACCTGGCCAAGATTTAAAGAAATCTTCGCTATGCGTTTTGGTGGAAACGAAACAGGAACCGGGGCGCTAACGAAGATGATGATGGAACAACCACTGGAGGACGAATCCTTGTCAGCTTTCGGTCTTCGACTCCGTAACTTCCTAAAAATGAGATGGCAACATTTAGCAATTGATGAAATAATCAACGCCTGCGTTCTTGCTCGACTGGTCTTAGAAGATGAGCATATTAAAGAAATTGCATTTGCGAAGAATTTCAAGACCGAGGAAGAATTAATGAACGAAATAAGAGATCTGCCTCAGATGCCCTCGGTGTCATCAGGGAGCTCTAGAACTGAACGGCACAAGTCATCTCGCTCCCGGATCAGATGCTTCTACTGCGGTATGATAGGACATAAAATGGCAGTGTGCCGTAAGAGAATGAAGTTAACGAGacagaaaaataaacaaaagtcAGAAGAATATCGACCGAACGTATCATCTTCTTATTTCACGTGTCTTGTGGAGGGCCATAACGAGACTAATTGTCCGTGGTTCAGAAGAACCTCATAATTTCAACGACCATCAATGATAGAAACTGCTGCATTAAACGATACAGGTAAGTGGTTCCCATTTTACTTCGATTCTGGAGCTGAGTGTTCTCTAATTAAAGAATTCGTAGCCTTGAAATTTTCTGGAAAAACGACTGATAtaatagtagtaatgcgagcaATAGGAAATACCTGTATTAAATGTATATCCCAAATTTTTTCAGTTGTATGTATTAATGGTTGTTGGGGATAATTTTCCATGTCCTTGTTGATAATTGTTTAAAGTATACCATGATTGGTCGTGAAATTTTAAGCCAAGCTTTTCACGTGAATATTACACAAAGTAGCCTCGCTATCTGTAAAGCAAAAacaattaatgtctgtaataaaaCTGCTGAAAACGAGGTCGATATTAATGAAGTTGACACTGATGTAATTGGTAAttggaaaaatttaaagattcattCATTACGGTTTTCCCACGTACTCGCGTAAATAGGGGCCAGTTAGGTTAGAATTGATCCTAACCTCACTGTAcaaagaagtccttatagaCCTAGCGAGGAAGTGCGAAGAATAGTACGCTAATTAATTAAAGCAAAAATATGGTCGCTGATCGGTATTCTCTACCTTTTATCAAGTCGCCAGATTGATAAAAAAGCGAGATACTTTATTAGCCTagacatggccagcgggtttcactaAATCCCTATTCATCCTAATTGTACTGGGTATACAGCATTTATTACCTTCGATGGACAATACGAGTATATAATAATGCCGTTTGGGTTGAAAAATGTACCATCCGTTAttcagagggccattctcaaggccttaggtgacctcgctcattcgtacgttgttgtTTACTTGGGCGATGTTTTGATTATTGCCGACTAGGTAGACCAAGCTCTAGAAAGATTGTACATTGTATTAAACACCCTCATAAAAGCCGGggtttctttcaatttctctaAATGTTCTCTTCCAAAAATATCGGTACTTTATTTTGGGTATATAATTCATAATGGAGAAGTTCGACCCAACCCGGATAAAATACAAGCCTTgaggtatttttctttttttctttttttaatctttgtttattaattccaggttttttacatatttttttttacatgatttttttcctGAATAAACACTGAATTCTCCTTAATAGGCTaatcccctccctaataggctccccctccctaataggctaatcccctccctaataggctaatcccctccctaataggctagcgaactgtcctgtctttgcgtccaggctttcaggacataaattaaaatatcgtacatcagcacagcgcaacagcggcttaaatttaagttacaataataatcttaaaaaaaaaaatttaataatgcatggctacgtcgtaccttcgcgtatcggtacttttgcctgtaccaccctacaattagaattcagtgtttattctggaaaaaaaatcatgtaaaaaaaaatatgtaaaaaaacctggaattaataaacaaagatttaaaaaaaaaagtgattaGCACGTTTGGTTACAAACGGTTAGGACCCAGGTTCAAATCCCGGCAGCCGTAGTTTTCCGTTTTTCCTTTCTACAAGGTGCTTTGCAAAATGCAGAAGAGGCAAAAGAAGGAAACAATTCAATTTGTGTAAGTTTTCGAAtgcaagaaataaaaaaaaaaaaaaaaaggaagaaagcgtACCTCTACAGCAGCACATGTTATATCAGCAGTAGTGCTATCACAATGGCATATCCACCTCAGAAAGTTCATAGGTCTAGCTTCTTACCTAAATTTTCACAAGTAATG
The sequence above is a segment of the Bombus terrestris chromosome 18, iyBomTerr1.2, whole genome shotgun sequence genome. Coding sequences within it:
- the LOC125386881 gene encoding uncharacterized protein LOC125386881, translating into MDSPDEGLPTVANCDSNSISQMNLTVGQSVAIIREIIKSFMQNSNAKPQNVCLPRFNPEVEGTDPAVWCATANQIVEDNSLEGSALYSILADNLKGSAAPWFRKVLIDEPAITWPRFKEIFAMRFGGNETGTGALTKMMMEQPLEDESLSAFGLRLRNFLKMRWQHLAIDEIINACVLARLVLEDEHIKEIAFAKNFKTEEELMNEIRDLPQMPSVSSGSSRTERHKSSRSRIRCFYCGMIGHKMAVCRKRMKLTRQKNKQKSEEYRPNVSSSYFTCLVEGHNETNCPWFRRTS